One window of Camelina sativa cultivar DH55 chromosome 4, Cs, whole genome shotgun sequence genomic DNA carries:
- the LOC104783393 gene encoding uncharacterized protein LOC104783393 encodes MMMSWCLCSTTHGHGGVSSIALAYGLRRRPRISSTFRIRATSDGVESKDDDEPLLPDNPPVSSSSSSSALGKDLKKVVNKTAATFAPRASTASKNPAVPGTTLYKVFEVQAYASMFVGGVLSFNLLFPSNEPDLWRLIGMWSIWMFTIPSLRARDCPSKEKEALNYLFLIVPLLNVAIPFFYKSFALVWSADTVAFFAMYAWKLGWLETTE; translated from the exons atgatgatgagttggtGTCTCTGCAGCACCACTCATGGCCATGGTGGGGTCTCTTCCATTGCTCTCGCTTATGGTCTTCGCCGTAGACCAAGAATATCATCGACTTTCCGGATCCGCGCCACTTCTGACGGAGTAGAATCCAAGGATGATGACGAACCTCTTCTTCCTGATAACCCGCCGGtctcctcctcatcctcttcttctgctctcGGTAAAGACTTGAAAAAG GTAGTGAACAAGACTGCTGCAACCTTTGCCCCGCGGGCTTCCACCGCCAGTAAAAACCCAGCTGTCCCTGGAACTACTCTCTATAAAGTTTTTGAGGTTCAAGCGTATGCATCTATGTTCGTTGGAGGGGTCCTTTCTTTCAACCTCCTCTTTCCCTCCAACGAACCTGATTTATGGAGGCTCATTGGGATGTGGTCCATTTGGATGTTCA CTATCCCTTCTCTTCGAGCACGAGACTGTCCAAGTAAAGAGAAAGAGGCTCTTAACTACCTCTTTCTCATCGTCCCCTTGCTCAATGTTGCTATACCCTTCTTTTACAAATCCTTTGCTCTTGTCTGGTCTGCTGATACTGTTGCCTTCTTTGCCATGTACGCCTGGAAG CTTGGATGGCTGGAAACAACAGAGTAG
- the LOC104783395 gene encoding uncharacterized protein LOC104783395 — MHRREDDDSSSSLRPLGICRRIFKFVVAKLGILGEKEMNEDNPERNKLIKKGSRTDITIHFKQIEDSEDNGKSKNNSPGSSIQESEKETIIRLANGSNGPKKRLLEKGKKSMLGEPSPKQQINQPEAGKPPPQPHRRLRPLLDDINKKSDAFIKSTLEKMRKGLA, encoded by the coding sequence ATGCACAGAAGAGAGGATGATGACAGCAGCAGCTCTCTGCGGCCTCTAGGCATTTGCCGTCGCATTTTTAAATTTGTAGTGGCTAAACTAGGGATattgggagagaaagagatgaatgaAGATAATCCTGAGAGGAACAAACTGATCAAGAAGGGATCAAGGACTGACATCACTATTCATTTCAAGCAAATAGAAGACTCGGAGGATAACGGCAAATCCAAGAACAACTCCCCTGGCTCGTCAATACAAGAATCAGAGAAAGAGACAATAATCAGACTAGCTAATGGTAGTAACGGCCCTAAGAAGAGGTTACTTGAGAAGGGGAAGAAGAGCATGTTGGGTGAGCCGAGCCCCAAGCAACAAATCAACCAGCCTGAAGCAGGGAAACCACCACCACAGCCGCATAGACGTCTGAGGCCCCTTCTAGATGATATAAATAAGAAATCAGATGCTTTTATCAAGAGTACACTGGAGAAGATGAGAAAAGGCTTAGCCTAG